The Glycine soja cultivar W05 chromosome 3, ASM419377v2, whole genome shotgun sequence genome window below encodes:
- the LOC114407737 gene encoding probable low-specificity L-threonine aldolase 1 isoform X3 yields the protein MVPRIVDLRSDTVTKPSEAMRAAMASAEVDDDVLGRDPSCFRLETEMAKILGKEGALFVPSGTMANLISVLVHCDIRGSEVILGDNSHIHIYENGGIATLGGVHPTTVRNNEDGTMDIHLIEAAIRDPKGELVYPTTRLICLENTHGNSGGRCLSVEYTDRVGEVAKKHGLKLHIDGARIFNASVALGVPVDRLVQAADSVSVCLSKGLGAPVGSVIVGSNNFITKARRLRKTLGGGMRQVGILCAAALVALQENVGKLQSDHNKAKLLADGLNEIKGLRVDISSVETNIIYVEVEEGSRATAAKLCKDLEDYGILLMPMGSSRLRIVFHHQISASDVQYALSCFQAVNGVRNENGN from the exons ATGGTACCTAGGATAGTGGATCTTCGGTCAGATACAGTAACCAAGCCAAGTGAAGCAATGCGAGCTGCTATGGCGAGTGCTGAGGTTGATGATGATGTTCTTGGCCGTGACCCCTCTTGTTTTCGGTTAGAGACAGAGATGGCAAAGATATTGGGAAAGGAAGGTGCACTTTTTGTTCCATCAGGCACTATGGCCAACCTTATATCAGTGCTTGTGCATTGTGACATAAGGGGAAGTGAAGTTATTCTGGGAGACAATTCCCACATACACATTTATGAGAATGGCGGCATTGCAACCCTTGGAGGGGTGCATCCAACAACAGTTAGAAACAATGAAGATGGAACCATGGACATTCATTTGATTGAGGCTGCCATCAGAGATCCAAAGGGGGAGCTAGTATATCCAACCACAAGGCTTATTTGCTTGGAAAATACTCATGGAAA CTCTGGTGGTAGATGTCTTTCAGTTGAATATACAGACAGAGTAGGAGAGGTTGCTAAAAAACATGGATTGAAGCTTCACATTGATGGAGCCCGAATATTTAATGCATCAGTT GCACTAGGTGTCCCTGTGGATAGGCTTGTTCAAGCAGCTGATTCAGTATCG GTATGTCTATCAAAAGGCCTCGGTGCTCCAGTTGGATCTGTTATTGTTGGTTCCAATAACTTTATCACCAAG GCTAGACGGCTAAGAAAAACATTAGGTGGTGGAATGAGGCAGGTTGGCATCCTTTGTGCTGCGGCACTCGTTGCTTTGCAGGAAAATGTTGGAAAGCTACAAAGTGATCACAATAAAGCTAAACTTTTGGCTG atggattaaatgaaattaaaggaCTGAGAGTGGATATCTCTTCTGTGGAAACCAATATC ATATATGTTGAAGTTGAAGAGGGCTCACGAGCTACAGCAGCAAAGCTATGCAAGGACTTGGAAGACTATGGTATCCTTCTTATGCCAATGGGCTCATCAAG ATTGAGAATTGTCTTCCACCACCAAATATCGGCTAGTGACGTGCAGTACGCCTTGTCGTGCTTTCAG GCTGTCAATGGAGTTCGAAATGAAAATGGCAACTAG
- the LOC114407737 gene encoding probable low-specificity L-threonine aldolase 1 isoform X4, producing MVPRIVDLRSDTVTKPSEAMRAAMASAEVDDDVLGRDPSCFRLETEMAKILGKEGALFVPSGTMANLISVLVHCDIRGSEVILGDNSHIHIYENGGIATLGGVHPTTVRNNEDGTMDIHLIEAAIRDPKGELVYPTTRLICLENTHGNSGGRCLSVEYTDRVGEVAKKHGLKLHIDGARIFNASVALGVPVDRLVQAADSVSVCLSKGLGAPVGSVIVGSNNFITKVGILCAAALVALQENVGKLQSDHNKAKLLADGLNEIKGLRVDISSVETNIIYVEVEEGSRATAAKLCKDLEDYGILLMPMGSSRLRIVFHHQISASDVQYALSCFQKMKVETRSLLLNVVASCQWSSK from the exons ATGGTACCTAGGATAGTGGATCTTCGGTCAGATACAGTAACCAAGCCAAGTGAAGCAATGCGAGCTGCTATGGCGAGTGCTGAGGTTGATGATGATGTTCTTGGCCGTGACCCCTCTTGTTTTCGGTTAGAGACAGAGATGGCAAAGATATTGGGAAAGGAAGGTGCACTTTTTGTTCCATCAGGCACTATGGCCAACCTTATATCAGTGCTTGTGCATTGTGACATAAGGGGAAGTGAAGTTATTCTGGGAGACAATTCCCACATACACATTTATGAGAATGGCGGCATTGCAACCCTTGGAGGGGTGCATCCAACAACAGTTAGAAACAATGAAGATGGAACCATGGACATTCATTTGATTGAGGCTGCCATCAGAGATCCAAAGGGGGAGCTAGTATATCCAACCACAAGGCTTATTTGCTTGGAAAATACTCATGGAAA CTCTGGTGGTAGATGTCTTTCAGTTGAATATACAGACAGAGTAGGAGAGGTTGCTAAAAAACATGGATTGAAGCTTCACATTGATGGAGCCCGAATATTTAATGCATCAGTT GCACTAGGTGTCCCTGTGGATAGGCTTGTTCAAGCAGCTGATTCAGTATCG GTATGTCTATCAAAAGGCCTCGGTGCTCCAGTTGGATCTGTTATTGTTGGTTCCAATAACTTTATCACCAAG GTTGGCATCCTTTGTGCTGCGGCACTCGTTGCTTTGCAGGAAAATGTTGGAAAGCTACAAAGTGATCACAATAAAGCTAAACTTTTGGCTG atggattaaatgaaattaaaggaCTGAGAGTGGATATCTCTTCTGTGGAAACCAATATC ATATATGTTGAAGTTGAAGAGGGCTCACGAGCTACAGCAGCAAAGCTATGCAAGGACTTGGAAGACTATGGTATCCTTCTTATGCCAATGGGCTCATCAAG ATTGAGAATTGTCTTCCACCACCAAATATCGGCTAGTGACGTGCAGTACGCCTTGTCGTGCTTTCAG AAGATGAAAGTTGAGACTCGATCTCTTTTGTTGAATGTTGTAGCAAGCTGTCAATGGAGTTCGAAATGA
- the LOC114407737 gene encoding probable low-specificity L-threonine aldolase 1 isoform X2, protein MVPRIVDLRSDTVTKPSEAMRAAMASAEVDDDVLGRDPSCFRLETEMAKILGKEGALFVPSGTMANLISVLVHCDIRGSEVILGDNSHIHIYENGGIATLGGVHPTTVRNNEDGTMDIHLIEAAIRDPKGELVYPTTRLICLENTHGNSGGRCLSVEYTDRVGEVAKKHGLKLHIDGARIFNASVALGVPVDRLVQAADSVSVCLSKGLGAPVGSVIVGSNNFITKARRLRKTLGGGMRQVGILCAAALVALQENVGKLQSDHNKAKLLADGLNEIKGLRVDISSVETNIIYVEVEEGSRATAAKLCKDLEDYGILLMPMGSSRLRIVFHHQISASDVQYALSCFQQAVNGVRNENGN, encoded by the exons ATGGTACCTAGGATAGTGGATCTTCGGTCAGATACAGTAACCAAGCCAAGTGAAGCAATGCGAGCTGCTATGGCGAGTGCTGAGGTTGATGATGATGTTCTTGGCCGTGACCCCTCTTGTTTTCGGTTAGAGACAGAGATGGCAAAGATATTGGGAAAGGAAGGTGCACTTTTTGTTCCATCAGGCACTATGGCCAACCTTATATCAGTGCTTGTGCATTGTGACATAAGGGGAAGTGAAGTTATTCTGGGAGACAATTCCCACATACACATTTATGAGAATGGCGGCATTGCAACCCTTGGAGGGGTGCATCCAACAACAGTTAGAAACAATGAAGATGGAACCATGGACATTCATTTGATTGAGGCTGCCATCAGAGATCCAAAGGGGGAGCTAGTATATCCAACCACAAGGCTTATTTGCTTGGAAAATACTCATGGAAA CTCTGGTGGTAGATGTCTTTCAGTTGAATATACAGACAGAGTAGGAGAGGTTGCTAAAAAACATGGATTGAAGCTTCACATTGATGGAGCCCGAATATTTAATGCATCAGTT GCACTAGGTGTCCCTGTGGATAGGCTTGTTCAAGCAGCTGATTCAGTATCG GTATGTCTATCAAAAGGCCTCGGTGCTCCAGTTGGATCTGTTATTGTTGGTTCCAATAACTTTATCACCAAG GCTAGACGGCTAAGAAAAACATTAGGTGGTGGAATGAGGCAGGTTGGCATCCTTTGTGCTGCGGCACTCGTTGCTTTGCAGGAAAATGTTGGAAAGCTACAAAGTGATCACAATAAAGCTAAACTTTTGGCTG atggattaaatgaaattaaaggaCTGAGAGTGGATATCTCTTCTGTGGAAACCAATATC ATATATGTTGAAGTTGAAGAGGGCTCACGAGCTACAGCAGCAAAGCTATGCAAGGACTTGGAAGACTATGGTATCCTTCTTATGCCAATGGGCTCATCAAG ATTGAGAATTGTCTTCCACCACCAAATATCGGCTAGTGACGTGCAGTACGCCTTGTCGTGCTTTCAG CAAGCTGTCAATGGAGTTCGAAATGAAAATGGCAACTAG
- the LOC114407739 gene encoding protein LIGHT-DEPENDENT SHORT HYPOCOTYLS 1-like, with translation MESVASPIVTCSSNNNGSGSNNSTTTTPSRYENQKRRDWNTFCQYLRNQRPPLSMAVCGGAHVLEFLQYLDQFGKTKVHNPTCPFFGLPNPPAPCPCPLRQAWGSLDALIGRLRAAYEENGGRAETNPFGARAVRFYLHDVRDFQAKARGVSYEKKRKRPKQQNIANAAATSVTTSPNATATAT, from the coding sequence ATGGAGAGCGTGGCATCCCCAATAGTAACTTGTTCAAGCAACAACAATGGTAGTGGTAGTAATAACAGTACTACTACTACTCCTAGCAGGTATGAGAACCAAAAGCGGCGAGACTGGAACACGTTTTGCCAGTACCTGCGGAACCAGCGGCCACCGCTATCGATGGCGGTGTGCGGCGGGGCTCACGTGCTGGAATTCCTGCAGTACCTTGACCAATTCGGGAAGACCAAAGTGCACAACCCGACATGCCCCTTCTTCGGACTGCCCAACCCTCCGGCGCCCTGCCCCTGCCCGCTCCGCCAGGCCTGGGGCAGCCTCGACGCCCTCATCGGCCGCCTCCGCGCCGCCTACGAAGAAAATGGCGGCAGAGCCGAAACCAACCCCTTCGGCGCCCGCGCCGTCAGGTTCTACTTGCATGATGTTCGTGATTTTCAGGCCAAGGCCAGAGGAGTTAGCTacgagaagaagagaaagaggccaaaacaacaaaacattGCTAATGCAGCAGCAACATCTGTTACCACTTCCCCTAATGCAACCGCCACTGCCACTTAA
- the LOC114407737 gene encoding probable low-specificity L-threonine aldolase 1 isoform X1, translating to MVPRIVDLRSDTVTKPSEAMRAAMASAEVDDDVLGRDPSCFRLETEMAKILGKEGALFVPSGTMANLISVLVHCDIRGSEVILGDNSHIHIYENGGIATLGGVHPTTVRNNEDGTMDIHLIEAAIRDPKGELVYPTTRLICLENTHGNSGGRCLSVEYTDRVGEVAKKHGLKLHIDGARIFNASVALGVPVDRLVQAADSVSVCLSKGLGAPVGSVIVGSNNFITKARRLRKTLGGGMRQVGILCAAALVALQENVGKLQSDHNKAKLLADGLNEIKGLRVDISSVETNIIYVEVEEGSRATAAKLCKDLEDYGILLMPMGSSRLRIVFHHQISASDVQYALSCFQKMKVETRSLLLNVVASCQWSSK from the exons ATGGTACCTAGGATAGTGGATCTTCGGTCAGATACAGTAACCAAGCCAAGTGAAGCAATGCGAGCTGCTATGGCGAGTGCTGAGGTTGATGATGATGTTCTTGGCCGTGACCCCTCTTGTTTTCGGTTAGAGACAGAGATGGCAAAGATATTGGGAAAGGAAGGTGCACTTTTTGTTCCATCAGGCACTATGGCCAACCTTATATCAGTGCTTGTGCATTGTGACATAAGGGGAAGTGAAGTTATTCTGGGAGACAATTCCCACATACACATTTATGAGAATGGCGGCATTGCAACCCTTGGAGGGGTGCATCCAACAACAGTTAGAAACAATGAAGATGGAACCATGGACATTCATTTGATTGAGGCTGCCATCAGAGATCCAAAGGGGGAGCTAGTATATCCAACCACAAGGCTTATTTGCTTGGAAAATACTCATGGAAA CTCTGGTGGTAGATGTCTTTCAGTTGAATATACAGACAGAGTAGGAGAGGTTGCTAAAAAACATGGATTGAAGCTTCACATTGATGGAGCCCGAATATTTAATGCATCAGTT GCACTAGGTGTCCCTGTGGATAGGCTTGTTCAAGCAGCTGATTCAGTATCG GTATGTCTATCAAAAGGCCTCGGTGCTCCAGTTGGATCTGTTATTGTTGGTTCCAATAACTTTATCACCAAG GCTAGACGGCTAAGAAAAACATTAGGTGGTGGAATGAGGCAGGTTGGCATCCTTTGTGCTGCGGCACTCGTTGCTTTGCAGGAAAATGTTGGAAAGCTACAAAGTGATCACAATAAAGCTAAACTTTTGGCTG atggattaaatgaaattaaaggaCTGAGAGTGGATATCTCTTCTGTGGAAACCAATATC ATATATGTTGAAGTTGAAGAGGGCTCACGAGCTACAGCAGCAAAGCTATGCAAGGACTTGGAAGACTATGGTATCCTTCTTATGCCAATGGGCTCATCAAG ATTGAGAATTGTCTTCCACCACCAAATATCGGCTAGTGACGTGCAGTACGCCTTGTCGTGCTTTCAG AAGATGAAAGTTGAGACTCGATCTCTTTTGTTGAATGTTGTAGCAAGCTGTCAATGGAGTTCGAAATGA